The following are from one region of the Nicotiana tabacum cultivar K326 chromosome 3, ASM71507v2, whole genome shotgun sequence genome:
- the LOC107816451 gene encoding uncharacterized protein LOC107816451, with protein MLRRLLSQASTQRRSLFGTSASLSWCRQYSSSPPLTSQSPNSTSVEHLGDTEASPTVPSAAISIDRSGLYNPPEHSHEPSSDSELVKHLKSIIKFRGGPISVAEYMEEVLTNPKAGFYINRDVFGTEGDFITSPEVSQMFGEMVGVWVMCLWEQMGQPKKLNLVELGPGRGTLVADLLRGASKFRNFTDSLQIHMVECSPTLQKLQYQNLKCINKNDADGDAEEQIISRLTGTSVSWHATLEQVPAGVPTIIIAHEFYDALPVHQFQRASRGWCEKMVDVSENSMFQFVLSAQPTPTTLYLLKRFKWAENEEIAKLEQVEVSPKAMELTQEIAKRIGSDGGGALIIDYGLNGIVSDSLQAIRKHEFVNILDNPGTADLSAYVDFAAIRHSAEEASDDVSVHGPMTQSQFLGSLGINFRVEALLENCTDEQADSLRTGYWRLVGEGEAPFWEGPEEQAPIGMGTRYLAMAIVNKKQGAPVPFQ; from the exons ATGTTAAGGAGATTACTGTCTCAGGCTTCAACTCAGCGTCGTTCGCTGTTTGGTACTTCTGCTTCACTCTCATGGTGTCGTCAATATTCTTCTTCTCCTCCATTAACGTCCCAATCTCCTAATAGTACTTCTGTCGAACACTTGGGGGACACGGAAGCTAGTCCCACGGTCCCCTCTGCAGCAATCTCCATCGACCGCTCCGGCTTATATAATCCTCCTG AGCATTCACATGAACCGTCTTCGGATTCCGAGCTTGTTAAGCATCTTAAAAGCATCATCAAG TTCAGAGGCGGGCCTATATCAGTTGCTGAATATATGGAGGAAGTTTTGACTAACCCGAAGGCAGGGTTCTATATCAATCGCGATGTGTTTGGCACAGAAGGTGATTTTATTACCTCTCCTGAAGTTAGCCAGATGTTTGGAGAG atggTTGGTGTTTGGGTGATGTGTCTTTGGGAGCAAATGGGGCAGCCAAAAAAATTAAATCTTGTTGAGCTGGGACCAGGACGAGGAACTCTTGTAGCTGATCTTCTACGA GGTGCATCGAAATTTAGGAACTTCACAGACTCTTTGCAGATACACATGGTTGAATGTAGTCCTACTCTACAGAAGCTCCAATATCAGAACTTGAAATGTATAAACAAGAATGACGCAGATGGAGATGCGGAGGAACAGATTATTAGCAGGTTGACGGGGACCAGTGTATCATGGCATGCCACCTTGGAGCAGGTCCCAGCAGGAG TACCTACAATCATCATTGCCCATGAATTTTATGATGCGTTACCTGTTCATCAATTTCAG AGAGCATCTCGAGGCTGGTGTGAGAAAATGGTTGATGTTTCTGAAAATTCAAT GTTTCAGTTTGTTTTATCTGCACAGCCTACCCCTACAACTCTATATCTTCTGAAGCGCTTCAAATGGGCTGAGAATGAAGAAATAGCCAAGCTTGAACAAGTTGAGGTTTCCCCCAAAGCAATGGAGTTGACTCAAGAAATTGCTAAAAGAATTGGCTCAGATGGTGGTGGGGCTCTCATTATTGATTATGGTCTAAATGGAATAGTCTCAGACAGTCTTCAG GCTATCCGGAAACATGAATTTGTCAATATACTGGATAATCCTGGAACTGCTGATCTTAGTGCTTATGTTGACTTTGCTGCCATCAGGCACTCTGCAGAGGAAGCTTCAG ATGACGTGTCTGTGCATGGTCCAATGACTCAGTCTCAGTTTCTTGGTTCACTTGGAATTAATTTTCGAGTTGAGGCATTGCTGGAGAACTGCACAGATGAACAAGCTGATTCTTTAAGAACAGGCTATTGGCGTTTGGTAGGTGAAGGCGAGGCTCCATTTTGGGAGGGTCCTGAGGAGCAGGCTCCTATTGGGATGGGCACCAGATATTTAGCAATGGCTATTGTAAATAAGAAACAAGGAGCACCTGTTCCATTTCAATGA
- the LOC107826379 gene encoding thioredoxin H2, whose product MGSYLSSLLGGGAAEAAEAESGSSSEPSRVIAFHSSNRWQLHFNSSKQLNKLIVVDFAATWCGPCKMMEPVINAMSAKYTDVDFVKIDVDELSDVAQEFGVQAMPTFLLLKQGKEVERVVGGKKDELEKKILKHREAPKFAA is encoded by the exons ATGGGATCGTATCTTTCAAGTTTGCTCGGCGGAGGCGCGGCGGAAGCGGCAGAGGCAGAATCAGGATCGTCGTCAGAACCGTCGCGTGTGATTGCTTTTCATTCGTCCAATCGGTGGCAACTTCACTTCAATTCCTCCAAGCAATTAAATAAACTG ATAGTAGTGGATTTTGCGGCTACATGGTGTGGGCCCTGCAAGATGATGGAGCCGGTTATTAACGCCATGTCTGCCAAGTATACCGACGTTGACTTCGTCAAAATCGACGTCGATGAGCTCTCA GATGTAGCACAAGAGTTTGGAGTACAAGCTATGCCAACATTTTTGCTGCTGAAGCAAGGAAAGGAAGTAGAGAGAGTGGTTGGGGGTAAGAAAGATGAGCTCGAGAAAAAGATTCTCAAGCACAGGGAAGCCCCTAAATTTGCTGCCTAG